The Moorena producens PAL-8-15-08-1 genomic interval CATAGGAAATTAAATTGGTTAAGAGTTATGGCAATATTACCTCCCCCAATAGTGTTAGACCCTCTACTTCATCAATGGCTTTTAGAAGATATTGGTAGAGGCGATCGCACCACCCAAGGTTTGTTCACTCAAGAAGCTAGTTCTGGAAACGGACAATGGATTGCTAAAGAAGCAGGTGTAATCGCGGGATTGCCAATTGCAGGGCGGGTGTTCTATTTATTAAATGAACAGGTCAGCTTTATCCCCCTAGTAGCAGAGGGAGAAAGTTGTCAGCCAGGGCAGGCTATCGCTCGTTTTCACGGACCATTTGATGCTTTGTTGATGGGAGAGAGGGTAGCCTTAAATCTAACGATGAGTCTGAGTGGCATTGCTACTCTAACCCGTCAGTATGCCGAAAAAATTGCTGATTTGCCTGCCCAGTTGGTGGATACTCGCAAAACAACTCCAGGCTTAAGACTATTGCAAAAATATGCAACTCAAGTGGGAGGAGCCATTAACCATCGCATGGGGTTGGATGATGCGGTGATGATTAAGGATAATCATATTCAAGCCGCTGGGGGAATTGGGGAAGCGATCGCTCGAATTCGTAAGACTATTCCCTATCCTATGACCATAGAAGTAGAGACAACAACCCTAGCTGAAGTAGAAGAGGCGATCGCCCACAATGCTGATATTATCATGTTGGATAATATGCCAGTTGAGGAGATGGAGGTAGCAGTT includes:
- the nadC gene encoding carboxylating nicotinate-nucleotide diphosphorylase → MAILPPPIVLDPLLHQWLLEDIGRGDRTTQGLFTQEASSGNGQWIAKEAGVIAGLPIAGRVFYLLNEQVSFIPLVAEGESCQPGQAIARFHGPFDALLMGERVALNLTMSLSGIATLTRQYAEKIADLPAQLVDTRKTTPGLRLLQKYATQVGGAINHRMGLDDAVMIKDNHIQAAGGIGEAIARIRKTIPYPMTIEVETTTLAEVEEAIAHNADIIMLDNMPVEEMEVAVKLIRVGNNNIKIEASGNVTLKTIRAVAETGVDYISSSAPITRYSWLDLSMRLGSWDKQ